One genomic window of Methyloceanibacter sp. wino2 includes the following:
- a CDS encoding class I SAM-dependent methyltransferase codes for MDAVAKAHAIYTPASLSFYDLAVHGLSNRFAWRCPTSTITDLYQRHLSANHLEAAVGTGLFLDRAGTAFDRLVLLDINTHCLRVSARRLARFEPECREANLLEPLKLDLAPFSSVSLTYVLHCLPGSMAEKLVVLDHLKPLMAQDACLFGATILGDGVRPNGPARALFKVYNERGVFNNTEDSLAALTDGLNRHFARVKVEQRGLVALFAAR; via the coding sequence ATGGACGCTGTCGCAAAGGCTCACGCCATCTATACGCCCGCCTCGTTGTCGTTCTACGACCTGGCGGTTCACGGTCTCTCCAATCGGTTCGCGTGGCGCTGTCCGACCTCGACGATCACGGATCTCTATCAGCGTCATCTGTCGGCGAACCACCTGGAAGCCGCGGTCGGCACGGGTCTATTCCTCGACCGTGCCGGCACGGCGTTTGACCGCCTGGTCTTGCTCGACATCAACACGCATTGCCTGAGAGTGTCGGCGCGGCGGCTGGCGCGGTTCGAGCCGGAGTGCCGGGAGGCCAATCTCTTGGAGCCGCTGAAATTGGATCTCGCGCCGTTCTCGTCGGTGTCGCTGACCTACGTGCTTCACTGTCTGCCGGGCTCCATGGCGGAGAAGCTCGTGGTGCTCGATCACCTCAAGCCTCTCATGGCACAAGACGCGTGCCTGTTCGGTGCCACGATTCTCGGCGACGGCGTGCGGCCCAACGGGCCCGCCCGAGCATTGTTCAAAGTCTACAACGAGCGGGGCGTCTTCAATAATACCGAGGACAGCCTAGCCGCGTTGACGGATGGTCTGAATCGCCATTTTGCCCGTGTGAAGGTCGAACAGCGCGGCCTTGTCGCGTTGTTCGCTGCGCGCTAG